A region from the Triticum aestivum cultivar Chinese Spring chromosome 3D, IWGSC CS RefSeq v2.1, whole genome shotgun sequence genome encodes:
- the LOC123079606 gene encoding skin secretory protein xP2 has protein sequence MQMNNKEPAADGKSPTTICSRLQRAFHARPVFGPLRRLTGQPHDGGAAATGVPGGAPATTHGGAPPPVVLPARAPAPSPAGKAPAPTATPAIVPAAPQKPAAAKGGGKPGQVLGSTPTVAATRSKVAEKAAGGIPVPVPPPAVMAGRPAADAKAGDKAQQTKGKIRVSSRVRKALASSK, from the coding sequence ATGCAGATGAACAACAAGGAGCCGGCCGCCGACGGCAAGTCGCCGACTACCATCTGTAGCAGGCTTCAGAGAGCCTTCCACGCCCGGCCGGTCTTCGGGCCTCTTCGCCGCCTCACGGGCCAACCCCACGACGGCGGAGCTGCCGCTACCGGCGTACCCGGGGGAGCGCCTGCCACGACGCACGGTGGTGCACCGCCACCGGTTGTATTGCCGGCACGTGCACCGGCGCCGTCTCCAGCAGGCAAAGCTCCCGCACCTACGGCGACACCGGCGATCGTGCCAGCGGCGCCCCAGAAACCGGCTGCTGCCAAGGGAGGTGGCAAGCCTGGGCAGGTCCTCGGGAGCACTCCTACCGTCGCTGCAACCAGGAGCAAGGTTGCCGAGAAGGCGGCAGGGGGGATCCCGGTACCGGTGCCACCGCCGGCAGTCATGGCTGGAAGGCCGGCAGCGGACGCGAAGGCTGGGGACAAGGCGCAGCAGACAAAGGGGAAGATCAGGGTGAGCTCCAGGGTCCGCAAGGCCTTGGCCTCATCCAAGTAG
- the LOC123079605 gene encoding calcium-binding protein 39 isoform X1 has product MASTAGVVLSIKDSFLALPTKTGDRALEEVEKNISSLRQVLSGDGEAGANQEQVLQIALEICKEGVLSLFVQNLPSLGWGVRKDLVICWCILLGQKVDENYCCVKYIEDHVELLDFLVVCYKKSDLALNCGIMVRECIKHPTLAKYILESNSFELFFEYVELPNFDIASDALNTFKDLLTKHETVVSVYLSSHYEQFFERYTRILTSTNYVTRRQSVKFLSEFLLEPSNSKIMKRYIQEVRFLNIMIGLLKDSSKNIKICAFHVFKVFVANPNKPPGIIEALRDNRKELLKLLHNLPASKGEDELDEERDLIIHRIEKL; this is encoded by the exons ATGGCGTCGACGGCCGGGGTGGTCCTCTCCATCAAGGACTCCTTCCTCGCCCTCCCCACCAAGACCGGCGACAGG GCTCTCGAAGAGGTTGAGAAAAACATCTCCTCGTTGCGGCAAGTGCTCTCTGGTGATGGAGAAGCAGGAGCGAATCAAGAGCAAGTCCTGCAAATAGCACTTGAAATTTGCAAGGAGGGCGTGCTTTCCCTCTTTGTTCAGAATCTGCCTTCCTTGGGTTGGGGA GTAAGAAAAGATTTGGTTATTTGCTGGTGCATTTTGCTTGGGCAGAAAGTTGATGAGAATTATTGCTGTGTGAAGTATATTGAAGATCACGTGGAGCTTTTAGATTTCCTAGTTGTTTG CTACAAGAAGTCGGACCTTGCACTAAACTGTGGGATTATGGTGAGAGAATGCATAAAACATCCAACCCTTGCCAA ATATATCTTGGAATCCAATAGCTTTGAGCTGTTTTTCGAGTATGTTGAGCTGCCGAACTTCGACATTGCTTCTGATGCTCTAAACACCTTCAAG GATTTGCTTACCAAACATGAAACTGTTGTCTCTGTGTACTTGAGCTCCCACTACGAACAG TTCTTTGAACGGTACACAAGGATCTTAACATCAACTAACTATGTAACAAGGCGTCAGTCGGTGAAG TTCCTTTCAGAATTTCTATTGGAGCCTTCAAACTCTAAAATAATGAAGCGATACATTCAGGAAGTTCGTTTCCTAAATATTATGATTGGTCTACTGAAG GATTCAAGCAAAAATATCAAAATATGCGCCTTCCACGTTTTTAAG GTGTTCGTTGCCAATCCAAACAAGCCTCCTGGTATTATTGAAGCTTTGCGAGACAATCGCAAGGAATTGTTGAAACTACTCCACAATCTTCCTGCAAGTAAAG GCGAAGATGAACTTGACGAGGAGAGAGACCTGATCATTCACCGAATCGAGAAGTTGTAA
- the LOC123079605 gene encoding putative MO25-like protein At4g17270 isoform X2, which yields MGQSEHYSGTELTSSELQVRKDLVICWCILLGQKVDENYCCVKYIEDHVELLDFLVVCYKKSDLALNCGIMVRECIKHPTLAKYILESNSFELFFEYVELPNFDIASDALNTFKDLLTKHETVVSVYLSSHYEQFFERYTRILTSTNYVTRRQSVKFLSEFLLEPSNSKIMKRYIQEVRFLNIMIGLLKDSSKNIKICAFHVFKVFVANPNKPPGIIEALRDNRKELLKLLHNLPASKGEDELDEERDLIIHRIEKL from the exons atggGGCAGAGCGAGCATTACTCAGGTACTGAACTCACTAGCTCTGAATTGCAGGTAAGAAAAGATTTGGTTATTTGCTGGTGCATTTTGCTTGGGCAGAAAGTTGATGAGAATTATTGCTGTGTGAAGTATATTGAAGATCACGTGGAGCTTTTAGATTTCCTAGTTGTTTG CTACAAGAAGTCGGACCTTGCACTAAACTGTGGGATTATGGTGAGAGAATGCATAAAACATCCAACCCTTGCCAA ATATATCTTGGAATCCAATAGCTTTGAGCTGTTTTTCGAGTATGTTGAGCTGCCGAACTTCGACATTGCTTCTGATGCTCTAAACACCTTCAAG GATTTGCTTACCAAACATGAAACTGTTGTCTCTGTGTACTTGAGCTCCCACTACGAACAG TTCTTTGAACGGTACACAAGGATCTTAACATCAACTAACTATGTAACAAGGCGTCAGTCGGTGAAG TTCCTTTCAGAATTTCTATTGGAGCCTTCAAACTCTAAAATAATGAAGCGATACATTCAGGAAGTTCGTTTCCTAAATATTATGATTGGTCTACTGAAG GATTCAAGCAAAAATATCAAAATATGCGCCTTCCACGTTTTTAAG GTGTTCGTTGCCAATCCAAACAAGCCTCCTGGTATTATTGAAGCTTTGCGAGACAATCGCAAGGAATTGTTGAAACTACTCCACAATCTTCCTGCAAGTAAAG GCGAAGATGAACTTGACGAGGAGAGAGACCTGATCATTCACCGAATCGAGAAGTTGTAA